The following nucleotide sequence is from Bacillota bacterium.
GGAACGGCTGGTGATGCGTGCGCTTGCGGAGGATCTGATCTCAGAATCCCGTGCCGCCGAACTGCTCGCCAAATCCCTGGCTGAATTTTGGCGGGAGGTGGCCGAGCAGCATGGCGGATTCCCGGCGGATCCACGTGACTGACACGAACATCTGGATCGACCTGGATGCCGGATGAGGCGAGACGGTTGACGCTGTAAGGGCTTCGGCAGGAAAAATAGCGGCGATTGGCGAATAAAGCATAAAACGGCAGTTACGGCAGTATGCGCCTTTATGGTTTGAACCTCTAAAAACCGGCTGTTTGGTAAAACTTTCGGTTCATTCTGCGGGAGAAGGTTATGGCGAAAAGGAAAAGCGCGGTAAAAAAAACGGTAACGGCGACCTCGAATTCGCCGACCGGCTCTGGTCGGCGGCCAACCGGCTGCGGGGCACGGTCGAGGCGGCCGAGTACAAGCACATCATCCTCGGGCTGCTCTTTTTGAAATACCTCTCGGACGCTTTTGAAAACCGGCACAGGTTCCTAACGCGCGCCGTTACCGATCCGGCCAATACGGAGTACTACGTCAAAGAGGCGTCGGCGGATACATCGCTTCCGTCGCTGAGGACAAGGACGAGTACCTGGCCGCTAACATCTTCTGGATCGCGCCCCAAGCCCGCTGGTCTTATCTTTTGGCGAACGCGCACCAACCGCATCTCGGCCAGCTGATTGACGAGGCAACGGCAGCCATCGAGAAAGAGAACCCGAAGCAGTTGCGGGGGGGTGTTGCCGAAGATCTACGCCCGCGTTGCCATTCCGGCGCAGACCCTGGGGAAACTGCTGAACCTCTTTTTGGCGGTTGACCTGGTCAACGGCGATGCCGTGGCGTGGGATGTTCTCGGCCGGACCACGAATACTTCATCGAGACGTTCGCTAAGGCTAAGGGATACCGGGGTGGTGAGTTTTACGCCCCGCATGCGTCGTGTGGCTGCTGGTCGAGATGCTAGAGCCTTACCGGGGGCGGGTCTACGACCCGGCCTGCGGTTCCGGCGGGATGTTCGTGCGAAGCCGCAAGTTCATTGAGGCCGCAACGGCAACCCGAACGACATCTCCATCTACGGGCAGGAGCGCAACGGGGCCACCTGGCGTATCTGCAAGATGGACCTTGCGATCCGGGGCATTCCTAACGAAAACATCTTGTTAGGCGACACCTTCACCAACGATCCGCGCCGACTTCATCATCACCAACCCGCCCTTCAATATGAAGGAGTGGGGCGCAGACAAGGTGGCCGGCGACGTTTGCCTCAAATTTGGGCACCGCCGAACTCCAACGCCAACTATATGTGGACCCAGCACTTCATCCACCACTTAGCGCCGAAAAACGGCCGGGCCGGCTTCGTTATGGCCAACGGCTCTCTTTCCGTGGCGGGGTGGAGGGCGAGAACCGGAAGAGAATTTTTCGAAGGGGAAAAGTGGTGATTGGCGAATAAGAGCAACAGTCGGAGCTCTCCTTCTAAGAAATTCAGTAAAAGGGAGATACCCATTAAATTCAGTACAGATATGAGGGGCGCGTCACAATATGGCTTCCAGAAAAAGGCGATATGGACGAGCGATCATTAACTGGCCGAAAGACGATAGGCCGCGCGAGAAACTGCTCAAGTACGGGGCGCATATGTTAAGCAATGCTGAACTACTGGCGATTTTGATCCGCACTGGTGTTAAAGGTTCCAGCGCGGTTGATCTGGGGCGAGAACTACTACAAAAGTTCAAGACGCTGCGCCAAATGAGCGCCTGTGATATTGCCGCATTCCGCCAAATCAAAGGCCTGAGCACCGCCAAGATCGCCCAAATCAAAGCAGCTGTTGAATTGGGCCGTCGGATGATGAGCGAAGAGCGTGCCCTGGAGGGGACAGTCCGTTCGTCTTCCGACGTGGTTGGTTTCCTGATGCCTTTACTGCGCGACCTCAAGCACGAAGTGTTTAAGGCAATCTTAATGGATCAAGGCAACAGGGTGATAGACGTGGTAGATATTGACGAAGGTGATGTTACGAAAGCCCATCCGTCCATACGCAAGATCATGTTGTGTGCGGTGCAAGCCTATGCTACCGGGTTGATTACCGTCCACAATCACCCTTCGGGTGACCCAACACCAAGCGAGCAAGATAAACTCCTAACCCGCGATCTGGTGGTTGCCGGGAGGGTAATGGAAATTCGTGTTTTTGATCATCTGATCATTGGTGATGGGCGCTATTTCAGTTTTGCGGATGAGGGGCTTATTGAAGAGTACGTAAGACAGATTCTCATTCCAAACTTTTAGGGAGGGACTTGATAGTGAAACTTTGTAGCTTGCGTATCAAGAATTATCGCTCAATTGTTGACTCTGGTGATGTTCGTATTGAGCCGTTTCAGATCTTTGTCGGCGAAAATAACGCGGGTAAGTCTAATATCTTAAAAGCAATTGACGTTTTCCTTGCACCTGGGGCGGGTGGAGTCCAAGAAAGTAATTTTTTCGATAAATCACAGCCCATTGTAATTATTTGTACGTTTACCGGCTTAACCTCCGAGGAACGTAAGGCACTTCGCCCGTACCTTTTGGGTGACAAATTGATTTTAGAAAAGCATCTTGTAGCACAAACGGAAGAAAAGACTGGAAAGATTAAAATAGTGGCAGAGTATTACGGATACGTTGCTAAGCCAAAGGATTGGTGGCTA
It contains:
- a CDS encoding type I restriction-modification system subunit M N-terminal domain-containing protein — its product is MVKLSVHSAGEGYGEKEKRGKKNGNGDLEFADRLWSAANRLRGTVEAAEYKHIILGLLFLKYLSDAFENRHRFLTRAVTDPANTEYYVKEASADTSLPSLRTRTSTWPLTSSGSRPKPAGLIFWRTRTNRISAS
- the radC gene encoding DNA repair protein RadC, which produces MASRKRRYGRAIINWPKDDRPREKLLKYGAHMLSNAELLAILIRTGVKGSSAVDLGRELLQKFKTLRQMSACDIAAFRQIKGLSTAKIAQIKAAVELGRRMMSEERALEGTVRSSSDVVGFLMPLLRDLKHEVFKAILMDQGNRVIDVVDIDEGDVTKAHPSIRKIMLCAVQAYATGLITVHNHPSGDPTPSEQDKLLTRDLVVAGRVMEIRVFDHLIIGDGRYFSFADEGLIEEYVRQILIPNF
- a CDS encoding N-6 DNA methylase, with amino-acid sequence MDLAIRGIPNENILLGDTFTNDPRRLHHHQPALQYEGVGRRQGGRRRLPQIWAPPNSNANYMWTQHFIHHLAPKNGRAGFVMANGSLSVAGWRARTGREFFEGEKW
- a CDS encoding N-6 DNA methylase, with the translated sequence MLEPYRGRVYDPACGSGGMFVRSRKFIEAATATRTTSPSTGRSATGPPGVSARWTLRSGAFLTKTSC